In a genomic window of Nodosilinea sp. E11:
- a CDS encoding NAD(P)H-quinone oxidoreductase subunit O, with product MAATLKRGDLVRAVREKLENSVEATASDTRFPSYLFETRGEIVDTNDDYALVKFGEVPTPNMWLRLDQLEKF from the coding sequence ATGGCAGCAACTTTAAAGCGGGGCGACCTAGTCCGGGCCGTACGCGAAAAACTAGAAAACAGCGTGGAAGCAACCGCCAGTGACACCCGGTTTCCCTCGTATCTCTTCGAAACCCGAGGAGAGATTGTCGATACCAATGACGACTACGCCCTAGTCAAATTTGGCGAAGTACCTACCCCCAATATGTGGCTGCGCCTGGATCAGCTTGAGAAATTTTAG
- a CDS encoding pirin family protein produces the protein MITIRPAHERGAANFGWLDSRHTFSFGNYYDPRHMGFASLRVINEDKVTPSAGFGTHGHRDMEIITYVLDGALEHKDSLGTGSVIRSGDVQRMTAGTGIRHSEFNASEQDSVHFLQIWILPEAEGLEPGYEQIAIAAAAKQGQLRLVGSRDGRDGSVTIHQDVSLYTTSLAAGDRVEHTLAASRVAWVQVVRGAVDLNGHALTAGDGAAIRDLDTLSLRGTADAAEVLVFDMAA, from the coding sequence ATGATTACGATTCGTCCTGCCCATGAACGCGGTGCCGCCAACTTTGGCTGGCTCGATTCTCGTCACACCTTTTCGTTTGGCAACTACTATGACCCTCGCCACATGGGCTTTGCCAGCCTGCGGGTGATCAACGAAGACAAAGTGACACCGAGTGCAGGGTTTGGCACCCACGGCCACCGCGATATGGAAATCATCACCTACGTGCTGGATGGCGCACTGGAGCACAAAGACAGCCTGGGCACGGGGTCGGTAATTCGCTCTGGCGATGTGCAGCGAATGACAGCGGGTACGGGCATTCGTCACAGCGAGTTCAATGCTTCAGAGCAAGACTCGGTGCACTTTCTGCAAATTTGGATTTTGCCTGAGGCTGAAGGCCTTGAACCTGGCTATGAACAAATTGCGATCGCAGCAGCGGCCAAGCAGGGGCAACTGCGCCTGGTGGGCTCTCGCGATGGCCGAGATGGCTCGGTCACCATCCACCAGGATGTGAGTCTCTACACCACAAGTTTGGCTGCTGGCGATCGCGTTGAACACACCCTGGCCGCTAGCCGGGTGGCCTGGGTGCAGGTGGTGCGGGGTGCTGTTGACCTCAATGGCCATGCCCTCACCGCTGGCGACGGGGCCGCTATTCGCGATCTCGATACCCTGAGCCTACGCGGGACTGCCGATGCCGCCGAGGTGCTGGTGTTCGACATGGCGGCTTAA
- a CDS encoding ABC transporter ATP-binding protein, translating into MASIQSARHPLQRLLRYGRNYRPQIGGAIANSILNTIFDLAPPYLIGIAIDVVTNNESSLIARVGITSIAGQLGVLSALTFLIWSLESLSEYIYAKLWRNLAQNLQHDLRLDTYSHLQSQDLSYFEDRSTGSLLSILNDDINQLERFLNTGAHNLLRFFTTVLWVGATFLILAPGVSWMAMLPIPFVLGGSIAFQRRLAPRYAEVRDKAGLISGRLANNLSGIATIKSFTAEGYERDRVSQDSDAYRRSNRRAIALSAAFIPLIRIFILVGFTAMLFLGGMAVADGTLSAGTYGFMVFIIQRLLWPFTQLSEIMDEYQRAMASVRRVLGLLDEPIELVPGRNSLPVEQVRGDVRYENVSFAYANRQPVLKNLSLHIPAGQSIGVVGATGSGKSTLVKLLLRFYQPQQGRILVDGQAIQDLLPQDLRRCIGLVSQDVFLFSGTVAENIAYGSFDATFDEILHAAKLAEAHEFIVQMPEGYDTIVGERGQKLSGGQRQRLAIARAILKDPPILVLDEATSAVDNETEAAIQRSLAVITQNRTTLAIAHRLSTIRHCHCIYVMAQGEIVERGRHEELLAKNGIYASLWRVQSGLR; encoded by the coding sequence ATGGCCAGTATTCAATCGGCGCGGCATCCCCTACAGAGGCTCTTGCGCTATGGGCGCAACTATCGACCGCAGATCGGGGGGGCGATCGCCAATTCCATTCTCAATACCATCTTCGACCTGGCTCCGCCCTACCTGATTGGGATCGCCATTGACGTGGTGACCAATAACGAAAGCTCACTGATTGCTCGGGTGGGCATCACCAGCATTGCGGGGCAGTTGGGGGTGTTGTCGGCGCTGACGTTTTTAATCTGGAGTCTGGAGTCGCTGAGTGAGTATATCTATGCCAAGCTGTGGCGCAACCTGGCTCAGAATCTTCAGCACGACCTGCGGCTTGACACCTACAGCCATCTGCAAAGCCAGGATCTGAGCTATTTTGAGGACCGCAGCACGGGCAGTTTGCTGTCGATTCTCAACGATGACATTAACCAGCTAGAGCGGTTTTTGAATACGGGTGCCCACAACCTGCTGCGGTTTTTTACCACGGTGCTTTGGGTGGGGGCGACGTTCTTGATCCTGGCACCGGGGGTGTCGTGGATGGCGATGCTGCCAATTCCCTTTGTGCTGGGGGGATCGATCGCCTTTCAGCGGCGGCTGGCCCCGCGCTACGCTGAGGTACGCGATAAGGCGGGGTTGATCAGCGGGCGGCTGGCCAATAACCTATCGGGTATTGCCACGATTAAGAGCTTTACGGCAGAGGGCTATGAGCGCGATCGCGTCTCCCAAGACAGCGATGCCTACCGCCGCAGCAACCGTCGGGCGATCGCCCTCAGCGCCGCTTTCATTCCGCTGATTCGAATTTTCATTTTGGTGGGCTTTACCGCCATGCTATTTTTGGGCGGCATGGCGGTGGCCGACGGCACCCTGTCGGCGGGCACCTACGGCTTTATGGTGTTTATCATTCAGCGACTGCTGTGGCCCTTTACCCAGCTGAGCGAAATTATGGATGAGTACCAGCGGGCGATGGCCTCGGTGCGGCGGGTGCTGGGCCTGCTGGATGAGCCGATTGAGCTAGTGCCGGGGCGCAACTCGCTACCGGTGGAGCAGGTGAGGGGGGATGTCCGCTACGAGAATGTCAGCTTTGCCTACGCCAACCGCCAGCCAGTGCTGAAAAATCTCTCGCTGCATATTCCGGCTGGGCAGAGTATTGGCGTGGTGGGGGCCACCGGCTCGGGCAAGAGCACCCTGGTGAAGCTGCTGCTGCGCTTTTATCAGCCCCAGCAGGGTCGCATTTTGGTCGATGGGCAAGCCATTCAAGACTTGCTGCCCCAAGACTTACGCCGCTGCATTGGCCTGGTTAGCCAGGATGTATTTTTGTTCTCAGGTACGGTGGCGGAGAATATTGCCTACGGCAGCTTTGACGCCACCTTCGACGAAATCCTCCACGCGGCCAAACTAGCGGAGGCCCACGAGTTTATTGTGCAGATGCCGGAGGGCTACGACACCATTGTGGGCGAGCGGGGGCAGAAGCTCTCGGGCGGGCAGCGGCAGCGACTGGCGATCGCCCGCGCCATTCTCAAAGACCCGCCAATTTTGGTGCTGGACGAAGCGACCTCGGCGGTAGATAACGAAACCGAAGCGGCGATCCAGCGATCGCTAGCGGTGATTACCCAAAACCGCACGACCCTGGCGATCGCCCACCGCCTTTCTACCATTCGCCACTGTCACTGTATCTACGTGATGGCCCAGGGCGAAATCGTCGAGCGGGGCCGCCATGAAGAATTGCTAGCGAAAAACGGTATCTACGCCAGCCTGTGGCGGGTGCAGTCAGGCCTGCGGTAG
- a CDS encoding CDGSH iron-sulfur domain-containing protein, translating into MAEPIIADTKPVVMELEAGDHYWCTCGQSTNQPFCNGAHKGTEFVPLKFTLEENKQVALCACKYTQNAPFCDGSHTKL; encoded by the coding sequence ATGGCTGAACCGATAATTGCCGATACCAAGCCCGTGGTGATGGAGTTGGAGGCGGGCGACCACTACTGGTGCACCTGCGGTCAGTCAACCAACCAGCCCTTCTGTAATGGTGCCCACAAAGGCACCGAATTTGTGCCGTTGAAATTTACTTTGGAGGAGAACAAACAGGTAGCCCTATGCGCCTGCAAGTACACCCAAAACGCCCCCTTCTGCGACGGTAGCCACACCAAGCTGTAG
- a CDS encoding sigma-70 family RNA polymerase sigma factor, which translates to MSQSMFSTWPVSLSAPKSAVKPEQLTSTELVALCQQRLRPERIMFAELLRRYQSHVDKLLYHLAPDWPDRADLAQEVWIRVYRNMRRLNDPAKFKGWLGRITTNLFYDELRRRKRNRATLSLDAPLTLEDGTIDWDVPANAPGPVDTMMTREFYDQLHRAIADLPEVFRTTIVLREIQGLSYEEIADMTGVSLGTVKSRIARARQRLQTDLQPYLGH; encoded by the coding sequence ATGAGTCAATCCATGTTCTCGACCTGGCCTGTTTCCCTTAGTGCCCCTAAGTCTGCTGTCAAGCCTGAACAGTTGACCAGCACAGAACTGGTAGCCCTTTGCCAGCAACGGCTACGGCCTGAGCGAATAATGTTTGCTGAACTTCTGCGTCGCTACCAAAGCCATGTAGATAAACTGCTCTACCACCTGGCTCCCGACTGGCCCGATCGCGCCGATCTGGCCCAAGAGGTGTGGATTCGGGTCTATCGCAACATGCGTCGTTTAAACGACCCCGCTAAATTCAAAGGCTGGCTAGGGCGCATCACCACCAACCTGTTCTACGATGAACTGCGGCGACGCAAGCGCAACCGCGCCACCCTGTCTCTCGATGCCCCTCTGACCCTAGAGGATGGCACCATTGATTGGGATGTTCCGGCCAATGCTCCCGGTCCGGTAGACACCATGATGACTCGGGAGTTTTACGATCAACTCCATCGCGCTATTGCAGACCTCCCGGAAGTCTTTCGCACCACTATTGTGTTGCGCGAGATTCAAGGGCTGTCCTACGAGGAGATTGCCGATATGACCGGCGTCTCTTTGGGTACGGTCAAGTCTCGAATTGCCCGTGCTCGACAACGCTTGCAGACCGACCTCCAACCCTATTTGGGCCACTAA
- a CDS encoding ABC transporter ATP-binding protein, with protein sequence MPTPLIEFRQLQKVYGSGNTEVRALWNVDLSIYPGEYCAIMGPSGSGKSTAMNMIGCLDRPTAGEYFFDSQNVASLEDDALAHIRNQKIGFVFQQFHLLPQLTARENVELPMIYAGVRSDLRRQRATEALERVGLGDRINNKPTQLSGGQQQRVAIARAIVNQPLLLLADEPTGALDTHTTDDVLGIFADLHAAGITVVMVTHEPDVARASQRIIWFKDGEILNDHLSPEDLAQSIAVR encoded by the coding sequence ATGCCCACTCCCCTGATCGAATTTCGCCAGCTGCAAAAGGTCTACGGCTCAGGCAACACCGAGGTGCGGGCGCTGTGGAACGTGGATCTATCCATTTACCCCGGTGAGTACTGCGCCATTATGGGGCCATCAGGCTCGGGCAAATCGACCGCCATGAATATGATCGGCTGTCTCGATCGCCCCACCGCTGGAGAATATTTCTTCGACAGCCAGAATGTTGCCAGCTTAGAGGACGACGCCCTGGCCCACATCCGCAATCAAAAAATTGGCTTTGTCTTCCAGCAGTTTCACCTGCTGCCCCAACTCACCGCGCGGGAGAATGTAGAACTGCCGATGATCTACGCGGGGGTGCGCAGCGACCTGCGCCGCCAGCGAGCTACTGAAGCGCTAGAGCGGGTGGGACTGGGCGATCGCATCAACAACAAGCCCACCCAGCTCTCGGGCGGCCAGCAGCAGCGGGTGGCGATCGCCCGCGCGATCGTCAACCAGCCCTTGCTGTTGCTGGCCGATGAACCAACGGGCGCACTCGATACCCACACGACCGACGACGTACTCGGTATCTTTGCCGACCTTCACGCTGCGGGCATTACGGTGGTGATGGTCACCCACGAGCCCGACGTGGCTCGCGCCAGTCAGCGCATCATTTGGTTCAAAGATGGCGAAATTCTCAATGACCACCTCAGCCCCGAAGATTTGGCCCAGTCCATCGCCGTTCGGTAA
- a CDS encoding ion transporter, with translation MPDSSPSRPAFKAQLSKLLYAPTTEFVLIGLILLSVLLIFMEVGTSSDRLFHQRILHLQTGLTTIFWLELAARCWVASNRRRFLSLYWVDILSVVPFPSQLTVLRLLRLLRLLRVSTLMNRNLARFSPALALGVRAQIGLLSSLGVIVLTGTLGLYLIEGSENPDADTLTKTFWWSLLTLVAAEPIGAEPETPIGRGLTLMLMLGGLTLFAVVTGLVSAIMVQRLGSTREFRSMELDELSGHTVICGWNRNGAHVVEEMLLDPDMQNHPIVVVAEFTETPEQALHHLNLSNLYFHTADYTRIDVLQTINIVHAARAILLADTSRPRSDQDIDARTVLAALTIEKLNPAVYTCAQLLDRLNDVQLKVAGVDDVIVADEITSHMIAASARTQGSIEVLAELLTVQVGNQIYKIPIPPSWVDLPFWQAVDRLKQQQDALPIAVEVGQPQRRTLVNPPSDYRLASKDQLVVIARRMPKITEN, from the coding sequence ATGCCTGATTCTTCCCCATCTCGGCCCGCCTTTAAAGCCCAATTGAGCAAATTGCTCTATGCTCCAACCACAGAATTTGTGCTGATTGGGCTGATTTTGCTGTCGGTGCTGCTGATTTTTATGGAGGTGGGTACTAGTAGCGATCGCCTTTTTCACCAGCGAATACTGCATCTGCAAACAGGACTCACCACGATTTTTTGGCTAGAGCTAGCGGCCCGCTGCTGGGTCGCCAGCAACCGACGACGATTTTTGAGTCTGTACTGGGTCGATATTTTGTCGGTAGTGCCGTTTCCATCACAGTTGACGGTGCTGCGGCTGCTGCGGCTGCTGCGACTGCTGCGAGTTAGCACGCTGATGAACCGTAACCTAGCGCGGTTTTCACCCGCTCTGGCCCTGGGGGTGAGGGCCCAAATCGGCCTGCTGTCGAGCCTAGGGGTCATTGTTCTCACCGGAACCCTAGGGCTTTACCTCATTGAAGGCAGTGAGAACCCCGATGCCGATACCCTGACGAAAACCTTTTGGTGGAGTCTGTTGACCTTAGTAGCAGCCGAACCCATTGGGGCTGAGCCTGAAACCCCGATTGGGCGTGGCTTAACCCTAATGTTGATGTTGGGAGGATTGACGCTGTTTGCAGTAGTGACCGGTCTAGTCTCTGCCATTATGGTGCAGCGGCTGGGTTCTACAAGGGAGTTTCGCTCAATGGAATTAGATGAATTATCGGGCCACACGGTGATCTGCGGCTGGAACCGCAACGGTGCCCACGTGGTAGAAGAGATGCTGCTTGATCCTGACATGCAAAACCACCCCATAGTCGTTGTGGCAGAGTTTACTGAAACTCCTGAGCAGGCCTTACACCACCTCAATCTATCAAATCTATACTTTCACACCGCCGACTACACTCGCATTGATGTGCTGCAAACTATCAATATTGTGCACGCTGCCCGGGCCATCTTACTAGCTGACACCTCGCGCCCCCGTAGCGACCAAGACATCGATGCCCGCACGGTGCTGGCAGCCCTCACCATAGAAAAGCTCAATCCGGCGGTATACACCTGCGCCCAACTGCTCGATCGCCTCAATGACGTGCAGCTCAAGGTAGCCGGAGTCGACGATGTGATCGTAGCCGATGAGATCACCAGCCACATGATCGCCGCCTCGGCCCGCACCCAGGGATCGATTGAGGTGCTGGCCGAGTTGCTAACGGTGCAGGTAGGCAACCAGATCTACAAAATACCGATACCGCCCAGCTGGGTCGATCTGCCTTTTTGGCAAGCAGTCGATCGCCTTAAGCAACAGCAAGACGCCTTGCCCATCGCGGTGGAAGTGGGTCAGCCCCAGCGTCGTACCCTGGTTAACCCCCCATCCGACTACCGGTTGGCCAGTAAAGATCAGCTCGTGGTAATCGCACGAAGGATGCCAAAAATTACCGAAAACTGA
- a CDS encoding homoserine dehydrogenase, whose amino-acid sequence MRVGLLGLGTVGSGTAKILLDPAHRHPLVGQIELARVGVRSLDKPRSIAIEPDRLTTDLESIVADPTIDAVVEVMGGLEPARSLILKAIAHGKHVVTANKAVIARYGDEIFTAANEAGVYVLLEAAVAGGIPVIQPLKQALGVNRIHAVTGIINGTTNYILTRMQREGGDFEPILADAQRLGYAEADPSADVDGLDAADKIAILASLAFGGRIKLSEVYSEGIRQVTAADIAYADRLGFVIKLLAIARREGEFDETSDQALDQLQLRVHPTLVPVSHPLASVNDVYNAILIEGDPIGQVMFFGPGAGEGPTASAVVSDLLNLAANLQAGTTPQATNPLLACSHQHYCKVSPMADIVSRFYVRLLAEDAPGVIGKLGTCFGRHQVSLESMVQIGQHGTRAEIVIVSHEVTEANFQTALDELREYAEIHSVASVLRVL is encoded by the coding sequence ATGCGTGTCGGTTTGCTGGGGCTGGGAACGGTGGGGTCGGGGACGGCTAAGATTTTGCTCGATCCGGCCCATCGCCACCCGCTGGTGGGGCAGATTGAGTTGGCTCGGGTGGGGGTGCGCAGTTTAGATAAGCCCCGATCGATCGCCATTGAGCCGGATCGCCTCACTACCGATCTAGAAAGCATTGTGGCTGACCCCACCATTGACGCGGTGGTGGAGGTGATGGGAGGGCTAGAGCCGGCGCGATCGCTGATTCTCAAGGCGATCGCCCACGGCAAGCACGTGGTTACCGCTAATAAAGCGGTGATCGCCCGCTACGGCGACGAGATCTTTACCGCTGCCAATGAGGCGGGGGTCTATGTGCTGCTGGAGGCGGCGGTGGCAGGGGGCATTCCGGTGATTCAGCCGCTAAAGCAGGCCCTGGGGGTGAATCGCATCCATGCGGTGACGGGGATTATCAACGGCACCACCAACTACATCCTGACTCGCATGCAGCGGGAGGGGGGCGACTTTGAGCCGATTTTGGCCGATGCCCAGCGGTTGGGCTACGCCGAGGCTGACCCCAGTGCCGATGTGGACGGACTGGATGCGGCTGATAAGATTGCAATTTTGGCGTCGCTGGCCTTTGGTGGCCGGATAAAACTCTCTGAGGTCTATAGCGAGGGGATTCGCCAGGTGACGGCGGCGGATATTGCCTATGCCGATCGCCTCGGGTTTGTGATTAAGCTGCTGGCGATCGCCCGTCGTGAGGGGGAGTTTGACGAGACCTCCGACCAGGCGCTGGATCAGCTTCAACTGCGGGTACATCCCACCCTGGTGCCGGTGAGCCATCCGTTGGCTTCGGTGAACGATGTTTACAACGCGATTTTGATTGAGGGCGACCCGATTGGCCAGGTGATGTTCTTTGGGCCGGGGGCTGGGGAAGGGCCGACAGCAAGCGCGGTGGTGTCTGACCTGCTGAATTTGGCGGCGAATCTGCAAGCAGGGACGACGCCTCAAGCTACCAACCCACTGCTAGCCTGTAGTCATCAGCACTACTGCAAGGTTAGCCCCATGGCCGACATCGTCAGTCGGTTCTACGTGCGGCTGCTGGCGGAGGATGCACCGGGGGTGATTGGCAAGCTGGGTACCTGTTTTGGCCGTCACCAGGTGAGTTTGGAGTCGATGGTGCAGATTGGCCAGCATGGGACGCGGGCGGAGATTGTGATTGTGAGCCACGAGGTGACGGAGGCGAATTTTCAGACGGCGCTGGATGAGCTGCGGGAGTATGCGGAGATTCACAGCGTGGCTAGCGTGCTGCGAGTGCTGTAG
- a CDS encoding CPXCG motif-containing cysteine-rich protein, producing MQSTADYTCAFCGETSTTFIDISAGLTQTYIEDCQVCCRPNQLYIAIDDISLDIEIATDYLE from the coding sequence ATGCAATCTACCGCTGACTACACCTGTGCGTTTTGTGGCGAAACCAGCACCACATTCATTGATATTTCAGCCGGGCTAACCCAGACCTACATCGAAGACTGCCAGGTATGCTGTCGCCCTAACCAGCTCTACATCGCGATCGATGACATTTCTCTTGATATTGAAATTGCCACTGACTATCTGGAGTAA
- a CDS encoding phosphoribulokinase, whose product MISKPDKVVLIGVAGDSGCGKSTFLRRLSDLFGAEFMTVICLDDYHSLDRKQRKVAGVTALNPKANNFDLMYEQIKALKEGNSIDKPIYNHETGELDPPERVDPNRIIVIEGLHPLYDERVRGLLDFSVYLDISDEVKIAWKIQRDMAERGHTYEDVLASINARRPDFEAYIDIQKQYADVVIQILPTQLIPNDEEKKVLRVRLMQREGIEGFDPVYLFDEGSTIDWIPCGRKLTCSYPGIRMHYGPDSYYGHEVSVLEVDGQFDRLEELIYIESHLSNTSTKYYGEMTELLLKHREYPGSTNGSGLFQVLVGLKMRATYERLISADREVATTA is encoded by the coding sequence ATGATCAGCAAGCCAGATAAGGTAGTTCTAATTGGTGTCGCCGGCGACTCTGGGTGTGGCAAATCGACATTTCTACGGCGACTGAGCGACTTGTTCGGCGCTGAATTCATGACCGTTATCTGTCTAGATGACTACCACAGCCTCGATCGCAAGCAGCGTAAGGTTGCCGGAGTCACGGCCCTCAACCCCAAGGCCAACAACTTTGATCTGATGTACGAACAGATCAAGGCTTTGAAGGAAGGCAACAGCATCGATAAGCCAATCTACAACCACGAAACTGGCGAGCTCGACCCTCCCGAACGCGTTGACCCCAACCGCATCATTGTGATCGAAGGGCTACACCCCCTCTACGACGAGCGCGTACGTGGCCTGCTTGACTTCAGCGTCTATCTCGATATCAGTGACGAAGTCAAAATTGCCTGGAAAATTCAGCGCGATATGGCCGAGCGTGGCCACACCTACGAAGATGTGCTGGCTTCCATCAACGCCCGCCGGCCCGACTTTGAAGCCTATATCGACATCCAAAAGCAGTACGCCGATGTCGTTATTCAAATTCTGCCCACCCAGCTAATCCCCAACGACGAAGAGAAAAAGGTGCTACGAGTGCGCCTCATGCAGCGGGAGGGCATCGAAGGCTTCGATCCCGTCTACCTCTTCGACGAAGGCTCCACCATCGACTGGATTCCCTGTGGTCGGAAGCTTACCTGCTCTTACCCCGGCATTCGCATGCACTACGGCCCCGATTCTTACTATGGCCATGAGGTCTCAGTACTAGAGGTTGACGGTCAGTTCGATCGCCTCGAAGAGCTGATCTACATCGAAAGCCACCTCAGCAACACCTCCACCAAGTACTACGGTGAAATGACCGAGCTACTGCTCAAGCACCGTGAGTATCCCGGCTCTACCAACGGTAGTGGCTTGTTCCAGGTATTGGTGGGCCTCAAAATGCGCGCTACCTATGAGCGGCTAATCTCTGCCGATCGCGAAGTGGCAACCACAGCCTAG
- a CDS encoding LysR family transcriptional regulator produces MDKLESMRAFTQVVEAGGFAAAARQMGLSRSQVNKLVLTLEDHLQTQLLHRTTRKVSPTDAGRAYYDRCLAILADLEEAELALTRLQQEPRGSLRINAPMTFGTLHLAPLVVEFMAQYRDLYVELVLNDRLIDPIEEGFDLTLRIAAETSGQGLIAHPLAPCPLVVCAAPAYLQRQGTPTHPDQLTHHACLHYGHRAQDNRWTLVGDEPHTVTVKGPLCCNNGEVLRAAAIAGLGIVILPNFMVAKDLAAERLHPILADYPPPAITIYALYPVNRHLSAKVTRLVEFLTEKIAVQANT; encoded by the coding sequence ATGGACAAACTCGAAAGTATGCGTGCCTTTACCCAGGTGGTGGAAGCTGGGGGCTTTGCCGCCGCCGCCCGCCAGATGGGTCTGTCGCGATCGCAGGTCAACAAGCTGGTGTTGACTCTCGAAGATCATCTGCAAACCCAGCTCTTGCACCGCACTACCCGCAAAGTCTCCCCCACCGATGCGGGCCGGGCCTACTACGATCGCTGCCTGGCCATCCTGGCCGATCTCGAAGAGGCCGAGCTAGCCCTCACCCGCCTCCAGCAAGAGCCGCGCGGCAGCCTGCGAATTAACGCGCCGATGACCTTTGGCACCCTGCATCTGGCTCCCCTGGTGGTGGAGTTTATGGCCCAGTATCGCGATCTCTACGTCGAGCTAGTGCTCAACGATCGCCTCATCGACCCCATTGAAGAAGGCTTTGATCTCACCCTTCGCATTGCCGCTGAGACCTCTGGCCAAGGGCTCATTGCCCACCCCCTGGCCCCCTGCCCGCTGGTGGTGTGCGCGGCTCCCGCTTATCTACAGCGCCAAGGCACCCCCACCCATCCCGACCAGCTCACCCACCACGCCTGCCTGCACTACGGCCACCGTGCCCAAGACAACAGATGGACTTTGGTGGGCGATGAACCGCACACCGTTACGGTTAAAGGGCCGCTGTGCTGCAACAACGGCGAAGTGCTAAGGGCAGCGGCGATCGCGGGCCTAGGTATTGTCATCCTGCCCAATTTCATGGTGGCAAAAGATTTAGCGGCAGAGCGCTTGCATCCCATCCTCGCTGACTATCCGCCTCCAGCGATCACTATCTATGCCCTATACCCCGTCAATCGCCATCTGTCAGCCAAGGTGACGCGGCTAGTAGAGTTTTTAACGGAGAAAATTGCGGTGCAGGCTAATACCTAA
- the petH gene encoding ferredoxin--NADP reductase, with amino-acid sequence MYNPSVSGGNASTEAGSRLFLYEVQGLRQSAETDNMANPIRKSGSVFIAVPYTRMNQEMQRITRMGGKIVSIRPMEDVGTVSNAEPTPITAPVVVSAEAATPAGTAPTQTTEKPMTQAAPKKAAASVPVNLYKPNSPYVGKVLSNEPLVREGGTGIVQHITFDLSEGNLHYVEGQSIGIIPDGTDDKGKPHKLRLYSIASTRHGDNMDDKTVSLCVRQLEYKHPESGETVYGTCSTFLCGIEPGADVKITGPVGKEMLLPDDPDATIIMLATGTGIAPFRAYLWRMFKDAERQANPDYQFKGLAWLIFGVPYTGNVLYKEELEQMQDQYADHFKLTYAISREQQNAEGGRMYIQHRVGEHAAELWELMQKPNTHTYMCGLKGMEDGIDEAMAAEASKHGVDWTEFRKQMKKDHRWHVETY; translated from the coding sequence ATGTACAATCCAAGTGTGAGCGGCGGCAACGCCAGTACTGAGGCCGGAAGCCGTTTGTTTTTATACGAGGTGCAGGGTCTGCGCCAGAGCGCGGAAACCGACAATATGGCCAATCCCATTCGCAAGAGTGGCAGTGTGTTCATTGCGGTGCCCTATACCCGTATGAATCAGGAGATGCAGCGGATCACCCGTATGGGCGGCAAGATTGTGAGCATTCGACCCATGGAAGACGTGGGTACCGTGAGCAATGCCGAGCCTACGCCGATCACTGCGCCTGTGGTTGTGTCTGCCGAAGCTGCTACCCCAGCAGGAACCGCACCCACCCAAACCACTGAAAAGCCCATGACTCAAGCCGCACCTAAAAAGGCCGCTGCTAGCGTGCCTGTTAACCTCTATAAGCCTAACAGCCCCTACGTCGGCAAGGTGTTGTCGAATGAGCCCCTGGTTCGAGAAGGCGGGACGGGTATTGTGCAGCACATTACCTTCGACCTGTCTGAGGGCAATCTGCACTACGTAGAAGGCCAGAGTATTGGCATTATTCCCGACGGCACTGACGATAAGGGCAAGCCCCATAAGCTGCGCCTGTACTCTATTGCCTCGACTCGCCATGGCGACAATATGGACGACAAAACCGTGTCGCTCTGTGTGCGCCAGCTAGAGTACAAGCATCCTGAGTCGGGGGAGACTGTCTATGGCACCTGCTCGACGTTTCTATGCGGCATTGAACCTGGGGCCGATGTAAAGATCACCGGGCCAGTTGGCAAAGAAATGCTACTGCCCGATGATCCTGATGCCACCATCATCATGTTGGCAACAGGCACTGGTATTGCTCCCTTCCGCGCTTATCTCTGGCGTATGTTCAAGGATGCCGAGCGTCAGGCCAACCCTGACTATCAGTTCAAGGGCTTAGCCTGGCTGATCTTTGGGGTGCCCTATACGGGCAACGTCCTCTACAAAGAGGAATTGGAGCAAATGCAGGATCAGTATGCTGATCACTTTAAGCTCACCTACGCCATCAGCCGCGAACAGCAAAATGCTGAGGGAGGACGCATGTACATTCAGCACCGGGTGGGTGAGCATGCCGCCGAACTATGGGAGCTGATGCAGAAGCCCAACACCCACACTTACATGTGTGGTCTGAAGGGGATGGAAGATGGTATCGACGAGGCAATGGCGGCAGAAGCTAGCAAGCACGGTGTCGACTGGACCGAATTCCGTAAGCAAATGAAGAAAGACCACCGCTGGCACGTAGAGACCTACTAA